One window of Nostoc sp. C052 genomic DNA carries:
- a CDS encoding GAF domain-containing protein encodes MVAQHNLRPSQPHSNPSNGYKETDNGHTVDAPAKQQITSALEELRTELDQADWVETGPLRERIRKLKELLSVLPYQDGGDGLEVEQVQAIASKIRQFSDLDTLLATAVMEVQSALQADRVVLYEFTNPTLGIVVAEAMRDGFTPMLKEKLPAVTFGLGSAKLYQQEKLVAIADTYTAGLSPYQKQLVDRFQVRACVSLPILVKDEVWGLLVVQQCAAARQWQNAEIRLLKLIEQELEAQLQVAVIQATLQQEVEKDQILVGVANKILQSKDLDTIFRVATQEVRQSLKCDRVAIYRFQPDWSGEFIAESAGAEWVSLLEEQRNNPAIVNNVNYCSVRNLADEGGLVGTTGRLPNVDSYIQHTQGKNFHRGQIYRVTNDIYSAGFSDCYIKILETYQAKGYIIVAIFQGEKLWGLLAAYQNSQPRQWKDSEVRLMVQVATLSSIAIQQVQYQQQLYHRSEESAKLVERERTVFGIIEKIGQATDLRTLFRTATQELRRFLKCDRVVIYQIYPDWSGEVIAESVAAGWSSLLEMQEQDSILKTGLISSERCNVKDYGSPVKPDADTYLKETQGGMYAKGTRFRKVNDISAAGFSPCYLESLEKFQAKAYINVPIFRAGNLWGLLAAYQNSEVRKWAEEEIGALLQISEPLSIALQQAEYIEQLRLKNLEMTQVAEVENAIARMADRMRQSQQLETIYRTTLAELRQMFKCDRLAIYRFNSDWGGEFMAESVGSDWVPLVGPDIKTVWEDEYLQQTQGGRYRNNETFVVNDIYTVGHAQCHIDLLEQFQAKAYTIAPIFAGNKLWGLLGAYQNSGPRQWNSDEVRLLAKLGIQLGLSVQQVEYIEELKTKNAELARAAEEEQVLTGMVEKIRQAQEADTIFLNVLPSLRKQLQCDRLAVFRFHPDWSVEFVAESVKDQWLSLGGFDIKTIWMDDHLQETQGGRYRNHETFVVDDISTAGHVQCYVEMLEKIQAKAYALAPIFIGNKLWGFLGAYQNTGPRQWKSKDVQLLRKVAVQMGIGLQQVKYIEQLKKKNAELARAAEGQRALTRLSEKIRQVQELDTIFRNALPELRSHLECDRLAVYRFNPDWGGEFIAESVSREWVALVGPDIRTVWEDEHLQQTQGGRYRNNETFVINDIHTAGHAQCHLKILEQFQIRAYIITPIIAGNKLWGLLGAYQNTGPRQWQDNEVNLVTKIGTQFGVAVQQSQYLQQTLSKNEELIKLAEREVANARFSYRLPSRLTEMAQSHSNVLEFVQFATHELRQLLKVDRVGVYRFEPDWSGEFVVESVTGDWPKLVGTSLARVRDTYLQYNQGGRYVRKESLRVDDIYSVGHDECHIQLLEMWGTKAYMISPIFQENRLWGLMGVYQNSASRQWEQSEEDVLNQASVQIGLALNLSDYLTQVRTQEQQLAEAAERERTAREKLQQGAIRVLMALEPSFRGDLTVRAPLSEDEIGTIADGYNTTIQSLRDLVRQVQIAAGKVSENSSNNTTSVVKLSDQAQQQAERLENALEQLQMMVTSTQIVAADAQKVGQAVQRANNTVQAGDSLMERTVDGILEIRETVSETAKKIKRLGEASQKISKVVSLIENFATQTNLLALNAAIEATRAGEYGKGFAVVADEVRSLAYQSASATTEIERLVQEIQAGTNEVTEAMEIGISQVVQGSNLIDETRHSLSAIVVATNEIGGLVQGITQAVSHQSQQSQMLTEAMMDVSAIARKTSESAIHISESFEELRMTSQQLETSVSQFKVD; translated from the coding sequence ATGGTAGCGCAACACAATCTTAGACCGAGCCAACCTCACTCAAATCCCAGCAACGGTTATAAGGAAACCGATAACGGGCATACCGTTGATGCACCAGCAAAACAGCAAATCACCTCCGCTCTAGAAGAATTGCGAACTGAACTGGATCAAGCTGATTGGGTGGAAACAGGGCCATTGCGAGAGAGAATCCGCAAGTTAAAAGAACTGCTAAGTGTGTTGCCATATCAAGACGGAGGAGATGGATTAGAGGTAGAGCAAGTACAGGCGATCGCTAGCAAAATCCGCCAATTTTCCGATCTAGATACTTTGCTCGCTACTGCTGTCATGGAGGTACAAAGCGCCCTGCAAGCCGATCGCGTGGTGCTGTATGAGTTTACGAATCCGACGCTGGGGATAGTTGTTGCGGAGGCGATGAGGGATGGCTTTACCCCAATGCTGAAGGAAAAACTGCCCGCCGTCACTTTTGGGTTAGGTTCTGCCAAGCTTTATCAACAAGAAAAATTAGTCGCGATCGCGGATACCTACACTGCTGGCTTGTCCCCTTACCAAAAGCAGCTCGTGGATCGGTTTCAGGTAAGAGCTTGTGTGAGTTTGCCGATCTTAGTAAAAGATGAGGTTTGGGGTTTGTTGGTAGTGCAGCAATGCGCTGCTGCTCGCCAGTGGCAAAATGCTGAAATTCGGTTACTAAAATTGATCGAGCAGGAATTAGAAGCGCAACTGCAAGTTGCCGTGATTCAGGCTACGTTGCAACAAGAAGTGGAAAAAGACCAAATCCTGGTCGGTGTAGCGAATAAAATTCTCCAGTCCAAAGATTTGGATACCATCTTTCGCGTTGCCACCCAAGAAGTAAGACAGTCACTAAAATGCGATCGCGTCGCAATTTATCGTTTCCAGCCAGATTGGAGTGGGGAATTTATCGCCGAATCTGCTGGAGCTGAGTGGGTTTCTCTATTAGAAGAACAGCGAAACAATCCAGCAATTGTCAATAACGTTAACTATTGCAGTGTGAGGAACCTTGCAGACGAAGGCGGATTGGTTGGGACAACAGGGCGATTGCCCAATGTAGATAGCTACATTCAGCACACCCAAGGCAAAAATTTCCATCGCGGACAGATTTATCGAGTCACTAATGATATATACAGCGCTGGTTTTTCCGACTGCTATATCAAAATTTTAGAAACCTATCAAGCCAAAGGATACATTATTGTTGCCATCTTCCAGGGAGAAAAGTTGTGGGGCTTGCTGGCTGCCTATCAAAATTCTCAGCCTCGTCAGTGGAAAGATAGTGAAGTTCGCCTAATGGTGCAGGTTGCAACTCTTTCTAGTATTGCGATTCAACAGGTGCAATATCAGCAACAGCTTTATCACCGCTCTGAGGAGTCAGCCAAACTTGTTGAACGAGAACGTACTGTTTTCGGCATCATTGAAAAGATTGGGCAAGCAACGGATCTTCGCACCCTTTTCCGCACTGCAACCCAAGAGTTGCGGCGATTTTTAAAATGCGATCGCGTTGTCATTTATCAAATTTATCCAGACTGGAGTGGAGAAGTTATCGCTGAATCTGTGGCTGCTGGTTGGTCGTCACTGTTGGAGATGCAGGAACAAGACAGCATTTTAAAAACAGGTCTGATATCTTCAGAACGTTGCAATGTTAAGGACTATGGCTCCCCTGTTAAACCTGATGCCGATACCTATCTGAAGGAAACCCAGGGTGGAATGTACGCCAAAGGAACCCGCTTTCGTAAAGTCAACGATATTTCTGCTGCTGGTTTTTCACCTTGTTATTTAGAATCATTGGAGAAGTTCCAAGCCAAAGCATACATTAATGTCCCCATCTTCCGCGCTGGTAATCTTTGGGGTTTGTTAGCAGCCTATCAAAATTCTGAGGTTCGGAAATGGGCTGAGGAAGAGATTGGTGCTTTGTTGCAGATTAGCGAACCGTTGAGTATTGCCCTCCAGCAAGCTGAATATATCGAACAGCTACGGTTAAAAAATCTAGAAATGACACAAGTAGCTGAAGTAGAAAACGCGATCGCCCGAATGGCGGATAGAATGCGTCAGTCCCAACAGCTAGAAACCATCTACCGCACTACCTTGGCAGAATTGCGGCAGATGTTCAAATGCGATCGCCTGGCAATATATCGCTTCAACTCTGACTGGGGTGGTGAATTTATGGCTGAATCTGTAGGAAGTGACTGGGTGCCTTTGGTTGGCCCCGATATCAAGACTGTGTGGGAAGACGAATACCTACAGCAAACCCAAGGCGGGCGCTATCGCAACAATGAAACCTTTGTCGTCAATGACATCTATACTGTTGGTCATGCCCAGTGCCACATCGACCTGTTAGAGCAGTTCCAGGCTAAAGCCTACACGATTGCCCCTATTTTTGCTGGAAACAAACTTTGGGGTTTATTAGGAGCTTACCAAAATAGCGGCCCGCGCCAGTGGAATTCCGACGAGGTGCGATTGCTGGCCAAATTGGGCATTCAGTTGGGGTTAAGCGTGCAGCAAGTTGAGTACATTGAAGAACTGAAAACGAAGAATGCAGAGTTGGCGCGGGCAGCAGAAGAGGAACAGGTACTGACAGGGATGGTGGAAAAAATTCGCCAAGCTCAAGAGGCAGATACAATTTTCCTGAATGTGCTGCCAAGTTTACGCAAACAATTACAGTGCGATCGCCTAGCAGTATTTCGCTTTCATCCCGACTGGAGTGTGGAATTTGTTGCCGAATCCGTAAAAGATCAATGGCTATCTTTAGGGGGTTTCGACATCAAAACGATTTGGATGGACGATCACTTACAAGAAACTCAGGGCGGACGCTATCGCAATCATGAAACCTTTGTTGTCGATGATATCTCTACTGCTGGTCACGTTCAGTGCTACGTAGAGATGTTAGAAAAAATCCAGGCCAAGGCTTACGCGCTCGCTCCGATCTTTATTGGAAACAAACTCTGGGGCTTTTTAGGAGCATACCAAAATACTGGCCCTCGGCAGTGGAAATCCAAGGATGTGCAACTGTTGCGAAAAGTAGCAGTGCAAATGGGTATAGGCTTGCAACAGGTTAAGTATATCGAACAGCTCAAGAAGAAGAATGCAGAGTTAGCCAGAGCCGCAGAAGGGCAACGAGCATTGACACGGCTGTCAGAAAAAATTCGCCAAGTTCAAGAGCTAGATACGATTTTCCGCAATGCCCTACCAGAATTGCGATCGCATTTGGAATGCGATCGTCTAGCAGTGTATCGCTTCAATCCAGATTGGGGTGGGGAGTTTATTGCCGAATCCGTAAGTCGTGAATGGGTGGCTTTAGTTGGCCCAGATATCAGGACTGTATGGGAAGACGAACACCTACAACAAACCCAAGGTGGACGCTATCGCAACAACGAGACCTTTGTAATTAACGACATTCACACTGCTGGTCATGCCCAGTGCCACTTGAAAATTCTCGAGCAATTCCAGATTAGAGCCTATATCATCACCCCGATTATTGCCGGAAACAAGCTGTGGGGTTTGTTAGGAGCTTACCAAAATACCGGGCCGCGGCAATGGCAAGATAATGAAGTCAACTTGGTAACGAAAATCGGCACACAGTTTGGGGTTGCCGTCCAGCAATCGCAATACTTACAACAAACCTTAAGCAAGAATGAGGAACTGATCAAACTGGCAGAACGGGAAGTAGCAAACGCCCGATTTTCCTATCGCCTGCCAAGTCGGTTAACAGAGATGGCTCAAAGTCATAGTAATGTTCTGGAATTTGTCCAGTTTGCCACCCACGAACTTCGTCAACTGCTGAAAGTAGATCGAGTTGGAGTTTACCGTTTTGAGCCTGATTGGTCTGGAGAATTTGTAGTTGAGTCTGTGACTGGGGATTGGCCTAAGTTGGTAGGAACTAGCCTTGCCAGAGTTAGAGATACTTATCTCCAGTACAACCAAGGAGGGCGTTATGTCCGCAAAGAAAGTTTGCGGGTTGACGATATATATAGTGTCGGTCATGACGAATGTCACATCCAACTGTTAGAGATGTGGGGAACTAAAGCCTATATGATTTCTCCGATTTTTCAAGAAAATCGGCTCTGGGGGTTGATGGGAGTTTATCAAAATAGCGCATCGCGCCAGTGGGAGCAATCCGAGGAGGATGTTCTCAACCAAGCCAGCGTCCAGATTGGTCTTGCTCTCAATCTTTCAGATTACCTAACACAGGTGCGTACTCAAGAGCAGCAACTAGCAGAAGCAGCAGAGCGCGAACGCACCGCCCGCGAAAAACTCCAACAAGGAGCTATCCGCGTTCTCATGGCTTTGGAACCATCCTTCAGAGGCGATCTGACCGTTCGAGCGCCCCTATCTGAAGATGAAATTGGGACGATCGCCGATGGTTACAACACTACGATTCAAAGTTTGCGAGATTTAGTGCGACAAGTGCAGATTGCTGCTGGCAAGGTGAGTGAAAATTCCAGCAATAACACTACCTCAGTAGTAAAACTATCTGACCAAGCTCAACAGCAAGCAGAACGGCTGGAAAACGCTCTGGAACAATTACAAATGATGGTAACTTCCACCCAGATAGTCGCTGCTGATGCTCAAAAAGTCGGACAGGCGGTGCAAAGAGCTAATAACACCGTCCAAGCTGGTGATTCGCTAATGGAAAGAACCGTAGATGGCATTTTGGAGATTCGGGAAACCGTGTCGGAAACAGCGAAGAAGATTAAACGCCTCGGTGAAGCTTCTCAGAAAATCTCGAAAGTAGTAAGTCTGATTGAAAACTTTGCCACTCAAACTAATTTGCTGGCACTCAATGCTGCGATCGAGGCTACCCGTGCTGGAGAGTATGGCAAAGGCTTTGCGGTGGTTGCAGATGAAGTACGTTCCCTGGCTTATCAGTCGGCTAGTGCTACCACAGAAATTGAGCGACTCGTGCAAGAAATTCAAGCTGGCACTAACGAAGTTACCGAAGCAATGGAAATAGGGATTAGTCAAGTTGTCCAAGGCTCGAACTTGATCGATGAGACTCGTCATTCCCTGAGTGCGATTGTGGTAGCTACCAACGAAATTGGTGGACTAGTACAAGGAATTACTCAAGCAGTTTCCCATCAAAGTCAGCAATCTCAGATGTTGACAGAGGCAATGATGGATGTTTCGGCGATCGCCCGCAAGACTTCAGAAAGTGCCATCCACATTTCCGAGTCTTTTGAGGAACTACGGATGACTTCACAACAACTGGAAACCAGCGTTAGCCAGTTCAAAGTTGACTAA
- a CDS encoding chemotaxis protein CheW yields MLQGNDSFSSLPINSQFRLENSSQGNNQRFLRFPLNGKVNGLLPLADLRGVIQVALTEILPVPQVAEFLLGIMNWRGEAIWILDLAALLGATHWCRREGVRNSGMAMLVQVQNQTIGLLVEQVNTIEVHDPQERLAISTSMLPSRLGSFLQGYFVDSQGSPLMLLDTQVVIQALQPL; encoded by the coding sequence ATGTTACAGGGCAATGATAGCTTTTCTTCGCTACCCATTAATAGTCAATTTCGACTTGAAAACTCTTCTCAAGGAAACAACCAGAGGTTTTTAAGATTTCCGTTGAATGGAAAGGTAAATGGGTTACTCCCATTAGCTGATTTGCGGGGAGTAATTCAGGTTGCACTCACCGAGATTTTGCCAGTACCGCAGGTAGCAGAATTCTTGTTAGGCATAATGAATTGGCGGGGAGAAGCGATCTGGATTCTTGATTTAGCAGCTTTGTTGGGAGCAACACACTGGTGTCGGCGAGAAGGTGTGCGTAATTCTGGCATGGCGATGCTTGTTCAAGTCCAGAATCAAACCATCGGGCTGTTGGTGGAGCAAGTCAATACCATTGAAGTTCACGATCCTCAAGAGCGGTTAGCAATTTCGACATCGATGTTACCTAGCCGACTAGGCTCATTCTTACAAGGTTACTTTGTGGATTCTCAAGGTAGCCCTTTGATGTTACTTGACACCCAGGTTGTGATTCAAGCCCTTCAGCCTCTTTAA
- a CDS encoding response regulator transcription factor: protein MKKVLLVEDSLTESEKMTRYLEQGGYSVYEVRSGEEAQLRLKQQKPDLILLDLILPGQSGFEFCRKLKADPTTKGIPVVICSTKNTDVDRTWGNMSGADGYLVKPVDENTLLQTVNKFIR from the coding sequence ATGAAAAAAGTTCTTTTAGTTGAAGATAGCCTCACAGAATCCGAAAAGATGACACGTTACCTAGAGCAAGGAGGATATTCAGTTTATGAAGTTCGTAGTGGTGAAGAGGCTCAACTGCGGTTGAAACAACAAAAACCTGACTTGATCTTACTAGATTTGATTTTGCCAGGCCAAAGTGGATTTGAGTTCTGCCGCAAGTTGAAAGCCGATCCGACAACAAAAGGAATCCCGGTAGTGATTTGCTCAACTAAAAACACAGATGTTGATAGAACTTGGGGCAATATGAGTGGTGCCGATGGCTATTTGGTCAAACCTGTAGATGAAAATACCTTGCTCCAGACTGTTAATAAATTTATTCGCTAA
- a CDS encoding response regulator: protein MNQLIEQLQTKLFTGRLNLETRDGPTWTLYFRLGRLIWQAGGSNADERWRRHLLRYCSNLDVTQLEQLVSPQENYREYSILAKLREQKLIEQQQLVSLIASSITEVLFDIMQYIETKRNGNNPAGQLSHTTVVGEVPGVLLAVIPTEEVLKRATQAWQEWRDAGLATYSPNLFPIIQQIELLQGQASSKQIIALVDGTKTLRGLGQKSGRDVLALTRLLMTLVKTGAIAFSPTPKLRQVGISKETGNPSSAVNNSNSSLKTEEDTVIQVAPNFNKVALPATSKEIVSPSSTVNNSNSSLKTEEKTILQVAPPAASKAIIDVSRPLVACVDDSPMICRSLEEILTHQGYRFVGIQDSLTAVLNLIKSKPDFIFLDLLMPKVNGYEICSQIRKTPSLKNVPVVILTGKDGIVDRMRAKLVGATDFLGKPVEQDKVLNMLHKYLTV from the coding sequence GTGAATCAATTGATCGAGCAACTTCAAACTAAATTATTTACAGGCAGGCTAAATCTTGAAACAAGAGATGGGCCGACTTGGACGCTATATTTTCGTTTAGGACGATTAATTTGGCAGGCTGGCGGTTCTAATGCCGATGAGCGATGGCGACGACACTTGTTGCGGTACTGTTCTAATCTGGATGTGACACAGTTGGAGCAGCTTGTTTCTCCCCAAGAAAATTATCGCGAGTATTCCATTCTTGCTAAGTTGCGAGAACAAAAATTAATCGAACAACAACAACTTGTTAGCCTGATTGCAAGCTCAATCACTGAAGTCCTGTTTGATATAATGCAGTACATTGAAACCAAAAGAAATGGCAACAATCCAGCAGGGCAGTTGTCACATACTACCGTTGTTGGTGAAGTTCCTGGGGTTCTCCTTGCTGTAATACCAACAGAGGAAGTTTTGAAACGGGCTACACAAGCCTGGCAAGAATGGCGAGATGCAGGACTGGCAACCTACTCGCCCAATTTATTTCCGATAATTCAACAAATTGAGCTACTCCAAGGACAAGCATCCTCTAAACAGATTATTGCTCTAGTTGATGGCACAAAAACTTTACGAGGTCTAGGGCAAAAAAGCGGTCGGGATGTCTTAGCTTTGACTCGGTTATTGATGACATTGGTAAAAACAGGAGCGATCGCTTTTTCACCTACCCCAAAACTCAGGCAGGTTGGGATTAGTAAGGAAACTGGCAACCCGTCCAGTGCAGTTAATAATTCCAATTCTTCACTAAAGACAGAAGAGGACACTGTTATACAAGTTGCCCCCAATTTCAACAAAGTTGCTCTCCCAGCGACTAGCAAAGAAATTGTCAGTCCGTCTAGTACAGTTAATAATTCCAATTCTTCACTGAAGACAGAAGAGAAGACTATTTTACAAGTTGCCCCCCCAGCAGCTAGCAAAGCAATTATTGATGTCTCAAGACCTTTAGTAGCCTGTGTGGATGATAGTCCGATGATCTGTCGCAGTTTGGAGGAAATTCTCACCCATCAAGGTTATCGCTTTGTTGGCATTCAAGATTCCTTGACGGCAGTTTTAAACCTAATTAAAAGCAAGCCAGACTTCATTTTTTTGGATCTTTTGATGCCAAAAGTGAATGGCTATGAAATTTGTTCTCAAATCCGTAAAACTCCAAGTCTCAAAAATGTGCCAGTTGTCATTTTAACGGGGAAAGATGGAATAGTAGATCGGATGCGAGCAAAATTAGTAGGAGCAACTGACTTTTTAGGTAAACCTGTAGAACAAGACAAAGTACTCAATATGCTTCACAAGTATTTAACCGTTTAG
- a CDS encoding gas vesicle protein GvpC, with amino-acid sequence MALKNLWEQERSQRLQITAERRQKVNQWKQLTQQELHLLADVLHQELSSFVTSLHNNRKLQQQQFQQEIVERQLEILQIKTDVWQRQQEYRQQRAAKAQALFQNLQNFRAILHNSVWDNYSHEQAVSPTPAKEEKLVVTVPKRSISRSAIKAAGFRPSANTMTKKVPALNADTAKSQVQQYIQQAEGATLIEIEEVIGLSRVQTIDILRSLIKQGILEQRDRQYFIRQQAISGQT; translated from the coding sequence ATGGCTCTCAAGAATTTATGGGAACAAGAGCGATCGCAGCGATTGCAAATAACTGCTGAACGCCGTCAAAAAGTTAACCAGTGGAAACAGCTAACTCAACAAGAACTTCATCTGCTTGCAGATGTGCTTCATCAAGAATTGAGCAGTTTTGTTACCAGCCTTCACAACAACAGAAAGTTACAACAGCAGCAATTTCAGCAAGAAATTGTCGAGCGGCAATTGGAAATATTGCAAATAAAAACAGATGTCTGGCAACGCCAGCAAGAATACCGCCAACAGCGGGCAGCAAAGGCTCAGGCATTATTCCAAAACTTGCAAAATTTCCGGGCAATATTACATAACAGCGTTTGGGACAATTACAGTCACGAACAAGCAGTTTCCCCAACTCCTGCTAAAGAAGAGAAATTAGTTGTAACAGTTCCAAAACGCTCAATCTCCCGTTCTGCAATTAAAGCCGCTGGTTTTCGTCCTTCCGCCAATACCATGACTAAGAAAGTGCCTGCCTTGAATGCGGATACTGCTAAATCTCAAGTGCAGCAATACATTCAGCAAGCTGAAGGGGCTACTCTGATAGAAATTGAAGAAGTGATAGGCTTAAGCCGGGTGCAAACGATAGATATTCTGCGCTCCTTAATTAAGCAAGGCATACTAGAACAACGCGATCGCCAATACTTTATTCGGCAACAAGCAATTTCTGGACAAACTTAA
- the gvpA gene encoding gas vesicle structural protein GvpA, protein MAVEKVNSSSSLAEVIDRILDKGIVVDAWVRVSLVGIELLSIEARIVIASVETYLRYAEAVGLTSQAAVPSAA, encoded by the coding sequence ATGGCTGTTGAAAAAGTTAACTCATCTTCAAGTCTGGCTGAAGTTATTGACCGCATTTTGGACAAAGGAATTGTAGTTGATGCTTGGGTACGTGTTTCTTTAGTTGGTATTGAACTGCTATCAATAGAAGCTCGGATTGTGATTGCTTCAGTTGAAACTTACTTAAGATATGCCGAGGCAGTTGGTTTAACATCTCAGGCTGCTGTTCCATCTGCTGCTTAA
- a CDS encoding GvpL/GvpF family gas vesicle protein, whose product MSIYVYALLVPTASPLVLPLGMERNIELVYSSGLGAIIEPEISLEAIQATDERLLQAVLNHDRVIRELFQQTPLLPLRFGRGFTSQEKLLNHLEKHQEQYLEALTQLADKAEYTLKMTPCSLLDDSDTIDARGKAYLLAKKQRYQTQQAFQAQQCEQWELLSQLILKTYTNVICETRQSDVRQIHFLAQRNDSTLSTQLFSLWQVQYSHWQLALSEPLPPYHFLRNTLI is encoded by the coding sequence ATGTCAATATACGTTTATGCTCTTCTAGTCCCGACCGCATCACCGCTTGTTCTACCTTTAGGGATGGAAAGGAATATTGAACTAGTTTACTCTTCTGGTTTAGGCGCGATCATAGAGCCGGAAATCTCACTGGAGGCAATACAGGCAACGGATGAGCGTTTACTTCAAGCTGTATTAAACCACGATCGCGTGATTCGAGAACTTTTTCAACAAACTCCCCTTCTTCCGCTACGCTTTGGAAGGGGTTTTACCTCGCAAGAAAAACTGCTGAATCATCTAGAAAAGCACCAAGAGCAATATCTAGAAGCCCTAACTCAGCTAGCAGACAAAGCTGAGTACACTTTAAAAATGACACCCTGTTCTTTACTTGACGATTCTGACACTATTGATGCCAGGGGAAAAGCCTACTTATTAGCTAAAAAACAACGCTACCAAACACAGCAAGCATTTCAAGCACAACAATGCGAACAGTGGGAACTCTTGAGCCAGTTAATTCTCAAAACATATACAAATGTTATCTGTGAAACTCGACAGTCAGATGTGCGGCAAATCCACTTTTTGGCACAGCGTAACGATTCAACGCTCAGTACGCAGCTGTTTTCCCTCTGGCAGGTACAATACTCGCATTGGCAATTGGCACTAAGCGAACCCCTGCCACCATATCATTTTCTCAGAAACACTCTCATATAA
- a CDS encoding AAA family ATPase has protein sequence MADIFKGFEHLLEIAKALEEKVEKGELKTSIQIRSHNLSSIPRQGNIPRTRSSSRVRSNSTDAATPMDDADVTPPSARTNSKTSWQDVGGLADVLQEIRELVEIPLKRPDLLVKLGLEPPRGVLLVGPPGTGKTLTARVLAEELELNYIAINGPEVMSKYYGEAEARLRSIFEKATRSAPCLIFIDEIDSLAPDRSQVEGEVEKRLVAQLLGLMDGFAKTEGVIVLAATNRPDYLDPALRRPGRFDREVQFRVPDRNGRLEILTILTSAMPLETSINLGAIADLAVGFVGADIKALCQKAAYIALRRQVPSLNSPIPENMTIMQQDFLEAIKEIKPSVLRDVAIELPSLSWDDIGGLDDVKQKLQESVEGALLYPELYEQTKAKPPRGILLWGPPGTGKTLLAKAIASQARANFIAVNGPELLSRWVGAAEQAVRELFRKARQAAPCVVFIDEIDTLAPARGRFTGDSGVSDRVVGQLLTELDGLHECPKVLLVGATNRPEAIDPALLRAGRLDLQIKIDLPDRASRLAILGVHNLDRPLVDVDLETWATVTEGWNGADLALLSNQAALSAIRRYRAQGLTDSSLIQITNDDFQVTYQMLANQHQSQ, from the coding sequence ATGGCTGATATATTTAAAGGATTTGAACACCTATTAGAAATTGCCAAAGCTTTAGAAGAAAAAGTAGAAAAAGGCGAGTTAAAAACTTCTATTCAAATTCGCTCTCATAATCTCAGTAGTATTCCCCGGCAAGGCAATATTCCAAGAACAAGGAGTTCCAGCCGAGTCAGATCCAATTCCACCGATGCAGCTACACCAATGGATGATGCTGATGTCACCCCCCCATCAGCTCGAACGAACTCAAAAACTTCTTGGCAAGATGTCGGCGGCTTGGCTGATGTTCTCCAAGAAATCAGAGAGTTAGTTGAAATTCCACTTAAACGTCCAGATTTATTGGTGAAATTAGGGTTAGAGCCTCCGCGTGGGGTTTTGCTCGTTGGCCCGCCCGGTACGGGAAAAACTTTAACAGCCCGTGTTTTGGCAGAAGAGTTAGAGTTAAACTACATTGCCATCAATGGCCCAGAGGTGATGAGCAAGTATTACGGGGAAGCAGAAGCTCGTTTGCGAAGTATTTTTGAGAAAGCAACTCGTTCTGCTCCCTGCCTGATATTTATTGACGAAATTGATAGCCTTGCCCCAGATCGCAGCCAAGTAGAAGGTGAAGTAGAAAAAAGACTAGTGGCGCAGTTGCTTGGGTTAATGGATGGGTTTGCCAAAACCGAGGGCGTAATTGTATTAGCGGCAACAAATCGTCCCGATTATCTCGATCCGGCGCTGCGTCGTCCGGGGCGCTTCGATCGCGAAGTTCAGTTTCGAGTTCCCGATCGCAATGGACGATTGGAAATTCTGACGATTTTGACAAGTGCCATGCCCTTGGAGACTTCAATTAATCTAGGAGCGATCGCCGATTTGGCTGTCGGTTTTGTTGGTGCGGATATCAAAGCTCTTTGCCAAAAAGCAGCCTACATTGCCCTTCGTCGTCAAGTTCCCTCGCTCAACAGTCCCATTCCTGAGAACATGACTATCATGCAGCAGGATTTTCTCGAAGCAATTAAGGAGATAAAACCCTCAGTTCTCAGGGATGTAGCAATTGAATTACCTAGTCTAAGTTGGGATGACATTGGTGGTTTGGATGATGTGAAACAAAAACTTCAAGAATCTGTTGAAGGCGCACTCCTTTATCCCGAACTATACGAGCAAACCAAAGCCAAGCCTCCGCGTGGGATTTTGTTGTGGGGGCCGCCGGGAACCGGAAAAACATTACTTGCAAAAGCGATCGCTTCCCAAGCTAGAGCCAACTTTATTGCTGTGAATGGCCCGGAATTACTCAGTCGATGGGTAGGTGCCGCAGAACAGGCAGTCAGAGAACTCTTTCGCAAAGCTCGGCAAGCAGCTCCTTGCGTTGTGTTTATAGATGAAATTGATACCCTAGCACCAGCACGGGGAAGATTCACTGGTGATTCTGGAGTTAGCGATCGCGTTGTCGGTCAACTACTCACCGAATTAGATGGGTTGCATGAATGCCCGAAAGTACTGTTAGTAGGAGCAACCAATCGTCCAGAAGCGATCGATCCTGCCTTGCTCAGAGCCGGAAGATTGGACTTACAAATAAAAATCGATCTACCAGATCGAGCCAGCCGATTAGCGATTTTAGGAGTTCACAATCTAGATCGTCCCCTGGTTGATGTCGATTTAGAAACCTGGGCGACAGTTACCGAGGGTTGGAATGGAGCAGACTTGGCTTTATTGAGCAATCAAGCTGCTTTAAGCGCAATTCGTCGATACCGCGCCCAAGGATTGACTGACTCCAGCTTGATTCAGATTACAAATGATGATTTCCAAGTTACATATCAAATGCTTGCTAATCAGCATCAATCTCAATAG